The genomic region TGATGACAAGCCTGCATACCAAGAAGCTGATATTGTTAGCTTGACCCCGCCTCCTTTGCTGCAAGATACAGGCATGgattttttcattgaaatctttgcTAAAGGTAAGAATGATGAATCAGAAGCAATTGAAAAAGGATCACATGGAGATAAAGAGGAAATAATTGATGCAGCTGGCAAAGTTGAGGATCAGAATGATAGGGGTGATGAAGCAGTGGGAGAACACGGTGACAAGCAAGAAGTTGCAGAGATCTTTTCTGATGGATCAGAACAATCTGAGGTTgattttgaggaaaaacttgAACAGTACGAGGATGCTACTGCAACAGAAATGGATATCACAAAGAGCTTTCCTGAAGAACAAGCAGAAAATGCAGATGAAAACTACCTACCTATCTTGgctcaagaaaagaaaactccAGTAAGTTTCTGCAATCGCAGCGACTTGGAAGGGGAATGTGTTGCAAGCAGTGAAGTAGATGAAGGTGGTTCTGAAGCTACCGATATGGAGTGGGAGGAGGGGCATCTTTCTGACTCAGAGCTTGATAGTGAATCTCATGTAAATGTTGGGTGTTTCTTAGACATCAAGAATCCTGATTCCCAAAATGAATATCTGATCAGTTCAGATGACATTGCTAGCAGCTGCAGTGAAGAGATTATGGCTGATGAAATACTTCTGGAACCCTCTGCAGAAGAAAGTGCATGCTCTGAAGAACAATCTGATGATGGAGATTCTGAACGAGATTACATGCATCAGGACACCGAAATTCATGAATCTAGCCAAGTGTCTGAGAGCCTCAGTTACAACCAACTTTCTTTGACTGAAGATGCATTTCAGGATTTAAaagctgaagaagaagaagaagaaagtagaGAAACTGATACAAAGTCAATCAGCACTGAGAGACCTTCAGCTTCAATGGAAGAGCCAAACATGGAACCAATAGCAAATGGCGAGGACAGTCAAGAGAAGAACAGAGATATGGAAGCAGAGAATGTAAACCGTGAAATTGATCATCAACTTGGAGATGAAGAAACCAATTGTGCCGGAAAAGAGACAGATGAAGCTTCAAATGATGAGCAGAAGCATCAAACTCTCCAAGATGACTTAGATGGAATGGAAGAGAAAGAGCAGGCAGATGCTGACAAAATAATGGGCCACAAAATGACTGAACCTTGCCAGCCTGATGACACAGCTGGAGACTGTAATTCAAGTGAAGAGATTGATGACAAAAGCTTTTCTGATGAGGCTCAAAATAATCTGTCTGATGGGCACTCCAAGAGCTCTGTTGTTGTCGAGGAGGAGAACTTGGAAAAAGATGAAGGTGAAGCTAAGAAGTTAAGCATTTCAAGTTCCATGTATGCCGAGGAACAAAGTGATCCAAGGATATATAAAATCAGTACAGTTGAAAATAGTATAGAGGAAGTTGACAACATGGAAATGGAAGACAAAAATTCAGATGCAGCAAGTTTATCAACAACAGTCAATGGTATAACCAGTCCACAAATGGAGAGCACATTCTTCCATGCTGGGACCAATTCTACCAAAGAACTGCCAGACAATTGCAGCAATCGGAAGTGGACAATCAGAAGCAAGAGACCAATTAAGGAAGAGGAAGAACTAAGGCAATTCAACCCACGAGATCCAAACTATCTGCCTTTGGTTCCAGATCCAGAAGCAGAAAAGGTTGATCTGAGGCATCAAATGATGGATGACAGGAAAAATGCAGAGGAATGGATGATTGATCACGCCCTTCAACGGACTGTTAACAAACTTGCTCCCGCTAGGAAGAGGAAGGTGGCCCTACTTGTTGAAGCTTTTGAAACTGTCATGCCAACATCTAAATGGGAAACCCATTTGAGACCAATGCAAGCATGTAGCTGATAGCAGTTAATGAGGTAAGTATAGAAACTATAATTTCTgtaactctttattttttaataacttattattctCCAGTTGTAAATTTAAAccattataacaaaaatatatttgcaatCTCTGCAGGTGATATGAAGAGGAATCAATTTAAACATTCCTATAATCAGTCAAGTAGAATGTATCAATACTTTGCCAAGCCCTGAATTCTATACGAGTAAACTACAGGTTCTGCAGAGCAACTACTGGTTCAGTCTATTCAGAATTACAGAGAGAGAGGATTCTGATAGTGTTAGACTGATGGCTGAACGGAGACTGAGCTGTGGACAGTGTTGTAGTTTCTCCTAAACTCTCTGGGTGAAATTCCAGTTTCGGCTTCAATAAATAACATGTAATGACAGTATAAATTATGGTGTTTATTTTCTCTGCGTGGTATAGAGTTTAAACGGATCCTTTGTTGTTAAGGGGGCACTTGTTCCTCCAAACTTTGTACTTTATTCTAGTTGCTTGTCTACTAGTTTGTATAATTATTATATCAGCCAAGTTTATGCTGACTAATTGCTTTACTCGTCACCATGCCATCTGATATGCATTCCTCAGAGCAAACAGCTTCATGAGGCTTGGTTGTCCCCAGCCAATTGGGCTACCTGGGGGtattcttatatttattttacagcCATAAAAGTAGTAGCTGATCATGTTAAAACTCCAATAGCCCAGAGTAAAACAAACTCACTTTTAAGCACCTAATTCAAGAGAACATCAATGTTGAGTCTCCCCTGAAGTCCACAGGCCCAAATTAAACACATAATAATAAAGCAAAAACATGAATATTGATGATAGCGatagaaatttcaattttgacaGTCTTTAGGCGGAGCATATGATAGCATCTCAATTTCAAAGTTCATGTAACAACTCCCCCAAGCATCAGGGTACAGGAGGAATCAAGAGATAAGTTCACTAAAACAAACTACTGACACTTATAAGCTTGTTGATTTAGAATGTATAGCCTGTTTCTTTGAACAGTTGTTTTTCTTACTCTTCTTAAAAattagacacacacacacacacacacaaacacacataatACATATATGTTTTGCTATAAGTAAATTGCAGAATACATATATGTTTTTCTACAAGTCAATTACAGTTACAAATGGATAATATCTAACTTGAACaagtatctctctctctctctccctcaagcAGGTacatgattttttcttttctgctaGGTacaaagaaaggggtgcaacacaaGCACTTCCCAAGAGATCACCAATCCTAGCACTATTCAAGCTCAAACACATGATTGATGATTCTTTGTTAAAAAGTTATTAAGCTAACAACTAGAATCTCTACAAACTTATGGATTACTGACAGCCATTGTACATAATGAACCAAAGTGACTAAATTTTCTTCAATAGAACTAGAATAAATTCTAAAACAAATGCCACCAAAATTGTGAagacccttttttctttttcttttttgcagtaCAGGCCATTTTCTCCAAATCTAAATTGGAGTAACTACTTGTACAAAAGTTACAACACCATCTACTTGTCTACAAGAAAATGTCCTTTGAGTACAGGAGAGTCTGAAAGAAGTGATTGGAGCTCTTTGAAGTAATTTTCTAGACGACTACAGTCTGATCTTTGCTCTTGCAAACCTGGTACATGAGAACTAGCCTCAGCATTTTCACTTCGTTCCAGAGCCTTTTTTGAGATAATATCATTATTAAACAGCCTAAGGGCATCCGCTGTTGAAATAGAGTGAACAGATTCATACAAGCCCTTGAattcatttctcttttcttctgtTTCAATTAACTTTTCTTTTAACCCATCTGGAAGCAAAGCCAATGCACTTCATATGCGTTGTAGatacccaaaagaaaaagaaattattatgtCTGTAGCAATCTCAagtaattcaataattttttgcaAGCTAGAGAACAGTAAAATAATAGATTTCCCCACCCATTGCCTTCCCCCCATTTTTACCTGGTAACTCCTCTTACAACACCCCAGTTGTACCCATCTAGGACTGATTGCTTAAAGCCGATATTGAACCCTTCTTGTGCGGAAGCTTCTTTTCCTGCAGATATACCTTCACGATATCCATGCTAAAAAGTCCaagaatcataaaaaataaaaattacaaagccATTTGATTGTATGCATGGGAGAAATAGAAAATAGGCAAAGAAAACCAACTATTATTGTCTAATTACCGTATGAAATTGGTCATGTCTCCTTTGCCATTCCCTATCCAATTCGGATGCTCCATCCAGTTCCTCACCACCGCTGTCCCATATAGGTCCATCTTCATGCTGCAAGTCATCCCCATCtacaaaattaaccaaaattacATGTTCTACCTAAGAGAACTCATAACAATTATGaagataaaattaaagaagagttcttgcaagaacaatttaaaaaagCAGTTCTTGAGTGCACAAGGTGTTAtttactcaaaataaaaaataaaaaaaaacctacaaaatcAATTActgaaaaaaagtaaataagttTTGAACTGAATGCATATGTAGCAGAAAGGGTTTACTATCTTCCTGGATGTCCAGAATTAATATGCTTCGTACAAAAGGTGGAAACATGTGTATATTGATCACAAAAGAAGTAACACATGATCATCAGAAATATAAACAACTGGAAGTGGAAAAAATAACGAAGATTTTGGGGGTCTCTAATCACACATTCAATTGTGgaacatttttgttttgataatctTATGCAAACAAAGAAGGCTGCTAGCTTAGGCAGGGTGCACCACAGATCAGAGGTCAAGAATCCACCTGAACTTAAGAGCCCTCTTTTAGGTGCTAACACTACCACTAACTATTTAagtatcaatttataaaatttatccaaaagaaaaggaaagagaataCGGAAACATAAAGGGCTAAAGCAaggaacttcttttctttttaatattaatttttattattattggaaaGTAACTTAAGTGCCATCGGGTGATAGGAGACTTGAACTTATGCCAAAACTGAGCATTTCATTCTTATGTGGGATGGAAATGCCATTTACCCAAGAGAACGATTATATATCTATTATtccatggaaaaaaaaatgtaaatagcatttgatgattaaaatttcttgaaaatttcattttaaaacatataaattaaaCTAATAGCTATACCATGTGAATCACTTTCTTTATCATTGGCAGTTGAAGAAGGGTTTGGACCCAATTCTATTTTTGACAGCTTCAAACTTTCTGAATAAAGCTCTTCAGCAATACTCCCCTCCATCTGTACAACCATTATCAAGTGACAGAGAAACCAGAAGTGTCATATATCAATAACATGGGGATTCTAATCAATGAATTGTCCTAATACTCCAATAGCAGTATGCagataaacaaaaagaaatatactTCAAGCAGCACACTGATAGGCAaccttaatataattttattagttttatataaatatatatttatatatatatatatatatatgtgtatatatatataaaattttatttacaaagagGAAATACTTAATGTACACAGGGTTTGCACACAAAATAATCCTGAAAAATACAAACACCCATcactaaaaattcaatttttttgtgatagtttgataagcaaaattattttactaattaTGAATGTGCATTGACCAAGTAAACAGGTATTACAAGATAGATACCGTTCAAGCTGGAAACCAGAGAAACAAAGACACTTAACAAAAAACACAGCCAAAAACAAGCTACacagaaaacaaacaaaacacctAATGGGGATCAAAGATAAATGAAATATCCACAAGCTACATAACACAGCTTGCAAAAAATCCCAGCTCCACTTCATTATCATTCCTGACTTTACCACCATACTGATTCTTGCATTTCTGTGAATCCCATATGGGGGGAATACACATTGACCCAAGAACGCTTCTCATCCCAACTACACATTACTTACTCTCAATCACACCAAAAAGGtccaaaatttatcaaaaaaactaGCGTAAACTTTGTAAACTCTAAATTGTTATTGAGTTTAAATTCAACCAGGTGTCTGTTTAATTAGGCATTTTGGGAGATTGAGGTTGCgtttggcattggcttaaaaCACTAGCTTTTCGTACTATTTAGCtaatttttgctactattcatgagtcccgttacactttttagtattattcataactctactgtactatttcaactattaGCTTTATCTATAGTGCTctcagcaataaattttcaatttcagctaaataagctgtttTCAAATAATCTCTAAAAGAGCGTTTTTAAACTTTGTTTTGCAACTACAACTCCTCATCACTTTTTTAACAATAGcttatttaaaactcaaaattcagTTTTCCAACAGCTTATACAAACGCATCCTAGATCATGTTTACACACTGTCATATTATTTCAAATAGAGAGCTAGGAACTGCCGCACGCAAttacaaaaaatgttattaaaaccaacaaaacaatGGACGCATGTTATCAAAGATGCAAAGAAGCTGAAGAAGCCGCCGATGACTTCACCCGCCACCAGTCCACAGGacactaaattttattttacaaaaccttaaaaacaaaaaaccaaaaaaacacaaaccccaCAATAGACCAAAGAACCCAGATTCCAAAAACCCACATGCACACAACCCAGATTGGATATCTTTCTAACTCACATgcacaaaattataaaaattaaaaaaaaaaaaaaagaaaaaagattgtaTCTTGGATAATGTAAAttgggaaaaagaagaaaaaaaaaaaaagtaacttacTGAGGTCAGTAGGTTCGGTGGTTCTTCAGGAAGGAGGATGAGCGGATTCTGTGGCGGATTTTGGTGGTATCTCCAGAGGTTTTGGGCGGCGTCTCCGACGGATGGGGCTGAGTCTTAGCCGGTTTGGAGGTTTGGGTGGTTCTTCAGGAGAAGGATACAATTTTGGTATATAAATTGTTGAGGCTAGATTATGTGTGGTaaggttttttatttagtttgcaATAAGCTGATGTGGCGCAATGTAATTGGAGGGTATAAAGAAAAATGTGAAGACCACATAATTTTACACAACTTTTGGTTACAACTCTTCACATACACCAGGTATGAGTGGTAGAGATGTGAACTATCACTACTTCTTTACTACTCATAACTTATCATGTGACGAATTATGCCTAAAATTGTGTAAGATTATACTGTCCTAGTATTAGTTGGGTAGAATATAGGTTCTACACTCTATAGAAATTGTACTCATTGTTTTCTTGGTGGACTATGCTAGGATACACGTGGCAAAATTCAATTCCAATTGTTTATAAAGAACCAAAATCAAAAGAGTTCAAGCTCAACTTTGTTTAGTAGACAAAACAAGCTAAAACTCAAGTTTAAGCTTGATTATCAAATAAACCAAACTCAAGTATAAAAGTAGTATTGTGAACGTCAGTGCTCGATTTAACTAGTTATAATTacatttatatttgtatatttgtctaaaaatatatctatgtagacttaaaatttgattatgtaaaattgtaattagattcatatgatatcaaattattattatagtttatgaataatataattagttcattcatagtaaaaattcattaatttgtGAAGggataaaatacaaaatttaatcatAGTTTTTCTATACATTTGGgggaaaaataagttaattaagtAGTTTGTGAATAAGTTCAAGCTTATTtcacaagaaaataaaccaaGCTTGAATTTGTAATATTGTTTAGTGATGAACTCGAGCTCATTttgtatttgaaataaaattaaatgaataagtTTGAACTTTTAATACTTGGTTTGACTCAGTTTGTTTacaacgagagagagagagagagagagagagagagagagaataaattgTCATGCAAAACGGGCACCTAACCAATTTTACATATGTGTCATGTTTATATCTCATATGTGCTTTAATGCATTGAATAGAAACCAAACCTTGTACTATCATGCACCTTGTTACATATGGAAAAAGTTTAGCTTTAAATAGTTCTGAACTATATCAttttaactcattaaatgaaaatttttatgtgTATCATTTAATCAAGTTATATTAGTGAAGTTATATTACTCACTAAgagttttattatattattttattgacaAATTGTAAGCTCTATAATCACATCACAATGTGCATACGAGCTCAAATACATGTCACTATGTCAGGCATCATGTAGTtcgagaatatatatatatatatatatatatatatatatatatatatatatatatatatatactataattcaaaaattaactAGGGGATTAACTAGGGACATTTCCATTGAAAATATTAATGACTTGTTTGAAGTGAGGATGAAGGAGGGGGTGCAAATTTCCGgcaaactttattttatttttactcacTTTCCGTCAATCCAAACAAGCTCTAAAAATGCCAATTTTGTTATAAGTTACCGTGCTCTTGGCATGTAAGTAAAAACGTTTGAATATCGTAGTAAGAGTATAAATCAAGAGTTTAtaggacaaaaataaaaaaataattttaaaagtttcgTGAAAATTCCGAGATAGATATATCATCATGACTCATGAGTTCTTAAATCTACAGTGGTAGAACACTATTTTAGTTCTTACTGACCACAAAACTTGGGATGATTGCATGCCTATTATAACGTGACACAACAGCATTCCCTCCCCCTCCCCAACTtcctattttcttttggtttggtGGCAACCTGGTTGTGttggtttttcctttttttttttttttttttttgtgtgtgtgtgtgtgtttgtgtggtCAATTTCAGTTTTAAAGGTTTTATTAGACTCCATTGCTTCAATCtaaaatgtttaagaaaaaaaagttttagttgaaaagattttaatgaaatttgttttgctttgttttttgggttagaATTATTTTGTGGTATTTGATTGTATTCTTGAAACCTGAtacagaaatttaaaaatttttctaCATCATccttatattgtttgaaaaatctctaCTAAGTGAAAGCAATCTTAACCAGAACTAATTACAATTTAAGCACCGAATTGAATATCACAAATTGTGCCAACAGATATACAATGATAAAATTaacataaatattttgtaattatacATGCAATTCATATATATGTCAcgaaaaatttcacaaaaatatcatatataaaaaaacatattaattaattagagcAAAGGAGTGACGGTGTGTGTAAGTCGATGAGTAAATTTCttaagtacattttttttttctagtcatCCAACATCTTCAATCAAGCTAAAATgtctgaaattttgaaaaatatttttttgcataacaaaaaaaatataaaaaataattaaaaaaaaaccttagtaATCATAATTAAATTAAGGAGGCAGTTAATCTGGCACTTTCACCtagaaaaataatagtaataataataacgaaACATATCTTTTGATTATATACATTATATATATCAGGTTGTGTAAGAAGAATATGGCCAAATAATTTTGCACCTTCCATGCATCTCAATCATTATCGACCAATTTGTCCAATCTGTTTGTTTATATCCATGAAGATACAGTTTAATTTTCACATTCccgcctttctttcttttctaatcatttcattctctctttcaCTCTTAGAGGCAGACATAACAAGGCCAACAAGAAATTGTATTGTGTTTCTGTTATGAGGTGTAAGTCATGTCTTGCATG from Castanea sativa cultivar Marrone di Chiusa Pesio chromosome 11, ASM4071231v1 harbors:
- the LOC142617718 gene encoding uncharacterized protein LOC142617718; its protein translation is MVQRKVPNKLGIQADHVKSDKLLGNLKASSSQNQDGRNRGTDLKKKMKKSRSIKLSDIDNLRSTPFKRNFSQPGKPPPLNVCATAATPQKQQPVIKGTDVSPNYMKSTTCFDARKEQSQVSLRNTQTGSEIKNPSRRNSSISKLSSASGNKPARALTRTSSLKLMRTLTKTPSFKPARASAKKSSRVVLCADLKAQRSTCSSTLKDSTFPSYLMLNPGGTESEGTSVMKVCPYSYCSLNGHHHAPLPPLKCFLSARRRLLKTQKSMKMEALSPRRAKPTSEGTEKFGTAKVVFDDKPAYQEADIVSLTPPPLLQDTGMDFFIEIFAKGKNDESEAIEKGSHGDKEEIIDAAGKVEDQNDRGDEAVGEHGDKQEVAEIFSDGSEQSEVDFEEKLEQYEDATATEMDITKSFPEEQAENADENYLPILAQEKKTPVSFCNRSDLEGECVASSEVDEGGSEATDMEWEEGHLSDSELDSESHVNVGCFLDIKNPDSQNEYLISSDDIASSCSEEIMADEILLEPSAEESACSEEQSDDGDSERDYMHQDTEIHESSQVSESLSYNQLSLTEDAFQDLKAEEEEEESRETDTKSISTERPSASMEEPNMEPIANGEDSQEKNRDMEAENVNREIDHQLGDEETNCAGKETDEASNDEQKHQTLQDDLDGMEEKEQADADKIMGHKMTEPCQPDDTAGDCNSSEEIDDKSFSDEAQNNLSDGHSKSSVVVEEENLEKDEGEAKKLSISSSMYAEEQSDPRIYKISTVENSIEEVDNMEMEDKNSDAASLSTTVNGITSPQMESTFFHAGTNSTKELPDNCSNRKWTIRSKRPIKEEEELRQFNPRDPNYLPLVPDPEAEKVDLRHQMMDDRKNAEEWMIDHALQRTVNKLAPARKRKVALLVEAFETVMPTSKWETHLRPMQACS
- the LOC142617724 gene encoding uncharacterized protein LOC142617724 isoform X2; this translates as MIKKVIHMHEDGPIWDSGGEELDGASELDREWQRRHDQFHTHGYREGISAGKEASAQEGFNIGFKQSVLDGYNWGVVRGVTSALALLPDGLKEKLIETEEKRNEFKGLYESVHSISTADALRLFNNDIISKKALERSENAEASSHVPGLQEQRSDCSRLENYFKELQSLLSDSPVLKGHFLVDK
- the LOC142617724 gene encoding uncharacterized protein LOC142617724 isoform X1 gives rise to the protein MEGSIAEELYSESLKLSKIELGPNPSSTANDKESDSHDGDDLQHEDGPIWDSGGEELDGASELDREWQRRHDQFHTHGYREGISAGKEASAQEGFNIGFKQSVLDGYNWGVVRGVTSALALLPDGLKEKLIETEEKRNEFKGLYESVHSISTADALRLFNNDIISKKALERSENAEASSHVPGLQEQRSDCSRLENYFKELQSLLSDSPVLKGHFLVDK